The region AAATTAGAACCAATTTCAGTCTTGTTAAGAGTTTTGAGTTTTGGGTTTCTTCGTTCAAGTTTCTGCACGTTTTGAGAACTCAGTGTCTCGGCTGTTTTTGTCTAAATATTTCGGGAGATATATTTAGACAAAAGGTGTAACCAACTTAACCGTCAAGTGCATGGCTTTATCCATAATAGGAGGTCTTGAGAAGCCCCAAAATAGTAACTCTGCTTCCATCCTCTCAATTCCTAGCTTCAAGCAATTCGTTTCGGATACTCcaagaaaccaacaaaaaaaaaaaaacgaaaacgcCCATTTCATCTTAGAACTCCTTTTTCTTCACCAAGATTGAAACAACACTTGTGGCTGGCACCATTTTCCAACATCAAACCAAGAAAGAATAAATCGTGTAGAGATAGAAGAGAGCAGAGAAGAAACAGAGTGAGAGAAACAGAGGGAGAGAAACAGAGATCAAAGCTCCTCCCCTTATTTTGGATGTTTCAGTCATGGGAAGGAGAGTCCCTACGAATGAGAAACCGTTGATGCCTCCGGTGCTCTCATTTTCACTCCTTGCCGTAGGGATTGCCGCAACAATTGCTATGATCGCAGCTCTATGTGGAGTTCGGTCTCGGAAAAGatcatcaccatcaccatcacaaTCACCTTCTCCGTATAAAGAAACAGAGAAGTCAGGTGTGTTTGATTCAACAGCAACTACAACTACAACGACAATGACATCTCCAACTCCTCCAAAACCTGCAGAGCCAGTAGAAGCTATGGATTCCACAGATGACAAAGAAACACAAGACAAGGATCTGCCACTTCCACCTGCGATGAAACAAATGGGAAAGGCTGACTCTTCCAATCACTTGACAAAGTCCGCGTCTGACCGAAGAATGACAATGAGTTTAAGCATGAAATTACCAAGAAGCATGTCAATGGCTAGAAGGGAGGAAAATCATCGGAGGAAGAAAGGGAAGTTGAACCCAGAAGACTCCATTTGGATGAAGACAATTATATTAGGGGAAAAATGTAAAGTACCGGAAGAGGATGATGCTGTTATTTATGATGGTAAGGGAAATAGAATTTCGACATACCACCCTAGGACCGCGAGTATGCTATCTTTGTCTAGGCAATGCTCATTCAACGAACAAGATACAGCTGCTACCCAAcaaagaagatgaaagaaaaagaaggaaaatctAGAAATAGGAGAAGAATTCATTGATGCCAATATATCATGCATTTCTGTGGCATATGCGGGTAGATAGAGTTTTTCATATCTGATGAATGCGGCTGTTTTAAAATGCTAAAAGACAGCAAGTACGAACTATTTTTGAGAGAATGGTCAAAATGACCTTGTTGGGAGGGGGTATGGTTGAGAATTTTAGTATGATTGTTTGCTGCTAAATATGAGAATTATAATCAATACGTTCTTTGGGGAGCCATTAACTGTTTGCACAGCAAAGATTTTGCATAGATATCCAGATTGAGAGGAACCTTTTGCACAGCTGAAACATTCCAGCTCTTGGTATTATATCAACTCAGAATTTCATTGTAGTAAGGAAGAACCAGACCACCATAAGAATTCATGATTATATCCTGACATTGTACAAACATTAAGGTAATATAAGAGGAGAGGAAAAGGCTTAGAAAATGTAACTGTCTGGAGTCAAACCAATTGTTCTGGATTTCTAAAGTACTTGGTGATCAATTTAATTTAGAATTCATAAGCTCATCAGTAAATTATGAAGTGTGAATAGAAAAGAATGCTAATAGAAGCTGAATTTTAGCTTAAGATGTAACAGTACTATGACAAATTACGATTTACATGAGAGGAGAATGGGATATGTCAAACAGCTTCCCTCAAAGCTAACATTTCTCACCATTGTTTAGGGTATGGCCCTCAAGCACTTAAAAATATGCTCATGGTTTCCAACCCTTTCTGCCGGAAGATGTGCCCTTGGCTTCGAGAATCTGGAAGAGTTTCTCTGCTGAGTTTCTCTCTTCTGGACAGATTTGCTGGTTTGAGCACAAGAGGGACTTGATTTATCTGGCACTGGAGTAGTATTCCCGCTGTTAAGAGGCAGAAGCTTGTAGGGCACTAGTGGCGCCTTGATGGCGCACTTGGCACGAAGGAGCTCGGAGCAATTACCACCTACATACCAATTTTTTAAACTGAAATCTTCTCCTCTTGTGTCTCTTTCGAAATCCTTATGCATTGTTTAAAATTCGTGTTTATTAGGTTATGCTTTTCTACAGAAACAACACTTTAATCTCCTTGCTAGAATAGAAACTCTGAAGGTGTCCTGGTTTGATTTCATTTTGTGCAAAACGAAATCGAACATCATAAGTTTTCTAGGATTCATTGTATCCTGGAGAAGTATTTTCGATAACCCAATGCACATAGCCAATTGATCAAGAATTAGTGGAGGCAAATAACTTCTCAAGGAAAGCGACTTTGTAACGCACTTTTTgataatttcttttatgttttaattttttgtccttACCTTCTGCACTTGAATAAATTTTGCCTATAGTATAACAGTTTGTCTGTTATTGGAAGGAATTcagttacaaaataaaattcatacaaattacacattttttggTAGATATTGGGTATTCATTTTTGGTTTGATATTCAGTAACATTTGTCCATGTGCATGAGATTTCTGAGGGAAAATATTTGTCAAAAGTTGGCCGTAGATCAACTAATAATTGGACAAAGTAGGACGCCAGTGAAAACAAAGAATTCATCAACTTTGGGAAATGAAAACCATGGCTATGAGTCCATGATGCATATCAAAATGCATCTGTCATAATTGGCAAAGTCACTGTAAGCTACCTTAGCACCAAGAGCTACTTCTGAAACCTTTGCAACATTCTTCTCTTCTGGAAATCTTCCAACACTGATTGATGGCCTTGCTATTCTGCTGCTCAAAGGATACACTGAAGACCTACcaagagcttatatatatatatatatatagtttgtgtTAAATTACATCTATCCATCTTATGAACTCAATAGAAAAGGCAGGGAAATGATATGGAAACAAACCTTCACGAGAAAAAAGATGTCTGAACATTCTTTTCAGATAGCCATAATCTGGCTCACTGTCAAAGTGAAGTGAGCGACAGTAATGAAAGCAAGACTCAAATTCTATGGGGCAACCGTGACATAAGTCCTCAATAGAAGTGGGATCCATCAAACTTTTAACCATTTCTGACTTCGATCTTTTCTGGATTTACTGCTTTAAAGTACTGCCAAGGAAAGCTGCCAGAAACTAGAAATGGAGCATAATATGTGGTCCAAActatatatgcaatatagagCATAGACAGTTAAAAGTGCATGGAGTATTTACCTTCCCCTTAGGAGATATATGAGAACATATCCAAGAGATTCTAAATCATCCCGGCCTCCGGCTTTGTTCTAACAAattaagaaacataaaaatcCCAAGTATGGATCAAGCAGCTGCTAGCAAATACAccattgaaaagaaaagaaaagaaatgaaacatACGAATTCCAAGATGAGTATTTCTGCTAGCAAATGTTCTCGTTCCAACAAAACTCCAACTTGCTTTGCGTATTATGtaaaa is a window of Alnus glutinosa chromosome 4, dhAlnGlut1.1, whole genome shotgun sequence DNA encoding:
- the LOC133867466 gene encoding uncharacterized protein LOC133867466, whose amino-acid sequence is MVKSLMDPTSIEDLCHGCPIEFESCFHYCRSLHFDSEPDYGYLKRMFRHLFSREALGRSSVYPLSSRIARPSISVGRFPEEKNVAKVSEVALGAKCQINQVPLVLKPANLSRREKLSRETLPDSRSQGHIFRQKGLETMSIFLSA